One Zeugodacus cucurbitae isolate PBARC_wt_2022May chromosome 3, idZeuCucr1.2, whole genome shotgun sequence genomic region harbors:
- the LOC105216937 gene encoding uncharacterized protein LOC105216937 — translation MGPILNFLEYTTSGNNHNNSNKSNTMVDTEIVITNSSEPVTKASLIVVSNRLPFVLSRDPKTDKLERKASAGGLVTAVCPVVIKGKGLWVGWPGIHLADPNEPIPESNPTDQTPTAGLKSDQVVSVNINAAIFDSYYNGCCNKIFWPLFHSMPGRATFGADHWHNYVTVNKHFAARTIEALEKCLKQNKALDNNTPPIVWIHDYHLMLAANWIREKAEEKQLPCRLAFFLHIPFPPWDIFRLFPWADEILQGMLGCDMVGFHIQDYCLNFVDCCQRNLGCRVDRNNLLVEHGGRTVRIRPLPIGIPYDRFVTLAKTAGKLLKSDKQQIILGVDRLDYTKGLVHRLMAFEKLLEKYPQHKEKVSLLQISVPSRTDVKEYRELKEEVDQLIGRINGRFTTANWAPIRYIYDYVAQDDLAALYRDAAVCLVTPLRDGMNLVAKEFVACQINASPGVLVISPFAGAGEMMHEALLCNPYEVHAAAEVIHRALTMPEDERILRMSRLRRRESECDVSHWMRSFLKAMGTLDVDDVGTTIMQPVTVDDFDDYLLKYIGYNHKLALLLDYDGTLAPIAPHPDLATLSPEIKNVLFKLSNHSDVYVAVISGRNVDNVKRMVGIEGITYAGNHGLEILHPDGSKFVHPMPIEFEDKVSLLLKALQDSVCRDGAWVENKGALLTFHYRETPAELRPAMIEKARGLIIKYGFKATEAHCALEARPPVQWNKGRASIYILRTSFGVDWSERIKIIYVGDDLTDEDAMVALKGMARTFRVTSSDIVRTAADHRLPSTDSVYTLLKWVERHFMGRKARANSLTYRNRREDGVRTQMSLEISSKSSNNLDVEHV, via the exons ATGGG tccaattttaaattttttggaatatacGACGAGcggcaacaaccacaacaacagcaacaaaagcaacacaatGGTCGATACGGAAATTGTGATTACGAACTCATCGGAGCCGGTGACAAAGGCCAGCTTGATAGTGGTCTCCAATCGTTTGCCATTCGTTTTGAGTCGTGATCCGAAAACCGATAAATTGGAACGTAAAGCCAG CGCTGGCGGTCTTGTAACTGCCGTCTGTCCGGTGGTGATTAAGGGTAAAGGCTTGTGGGTCGGCTGGCCAGGCATACATTTGGCTGATCCGAATGAACCCATACCCGAATCGAATCCAACGGATCAAACACCTACAGCAGGCTTGAAATCTGATCAA GTCGTCTCCGTCAATATAAACGCGGCGATTTTCGATAGTTACTACAATGGCTGCTGCAATAAGATATTCTGGCCGCTTTTCCACTCGATGCCCGGGCGTGCCACCTTTGGCGCCGATCACTGGCACAACTATGTAAcggtaaataaacattttgcagCACGCACCATTGAGGCGCTCGAGAAGTGtttgaaacaaaacaaagcattgGATAACAACACACCGCCAATTGTTTGGATACATGACTATCATTTGATGTTGGCCGCCAATTGGATACGTGAGAAGGCCGAGGAGAAGCAACTGCCATGCCGATTGGCCTTCTTCTTGCACATACCCTTCCCACCATGGGACATTTTCCGTTTATTCCCCTGGGCCGATGAAATACTACAAGGTATGTTGGGCTGTGATATGGTGGGTTTCCACATACAAGACTACTGTCTGAACTTCGTCGACTGTTGTCAACGTAATTTGGGTTGTCGTGTCGATCGCAATAATTTACTGGTCGAACATGGTGGTCGCACTGTGCGTATACGTCCGTTACCTATTGGTATACCGTACGATCGGTTTGTGACTTTAGCGAAGACCGCGGGGAAACTACTGAAAAGTGATAAGCAACAGATCATTTTGGGTGTTGATAGGTTGGACTACACAAAGGGTTTGGTGCATAGGCTAATGGCTTTTGAGAAATTACTGGAGAAGTATCCACAGCATAAGGAGAAAGTAAGTTTACTACAGATATCCGTGCCGTCACGTACTGACGTCAAGGAGTACAGAGAACTGAAGGAGGAAGTTGATCAGTTGATTGGACGCATTAATGGTCGTTTCACGACAGCCAACTGGGCGCCCATACGTTATATCTACGATTATGTGGCTCAGGATGATTTGGCCGCCCTATATCGCGATGCCGCAGTTTGTTTGGTGACACCACTGCGTGATGGCATGAATTTGGTAGCGAAAGAGTTTGTGGCTTGCCAGATCAATGCGAGTCCCGGCGTGTTGGTCATTTCACCCTTCGCAGGCGCTGGTGAAATGATGCACGAAGCATTGCTGTGCAATCCTTATGAGGTGCATGCCGCTGCCGAGGTCATACATCGTGCACTCACGATGCCCGAAGACGAACGCATACTTCGTATGAGCCGATTACGTAGACGCGAATCGGAATGTGATGTTAGCCATTGGATGCGTTCGTTCCTTAAGGCGATGGGCACATTGGATGTGGATGATGTCGGCACAACCATAATGCAGCCAGTCACTGTGGACGACTTTGATGATTATCTACTCAA ATACATCGGTTACAATCACAAATTGGCTCTTTTGCTCGATTACGATGGTACCTTGGCGCCAATTGCTCCACATCCAGATCTCGCCACACTCTCGCCCGAAATTAAGAATGTACTATTTAAGCTTTCAAATCATTCTGATGTTTATGTCGCCGTCATCTCCGGCCGTAATGTCGACAATGTGAAGCGCATGGTCGGTATTGAGGGCATTACTTATGCCGGTAATCATGGTCTGGAAATTCTACATCCCGATGGCAGTAAGTTCGTGCATCCGATGCCGATTGAGTTTGAGGACAAAGTTAGCCTTTTGCTGAAGGCGCTTCAGGACTCG gtCTGTCGCGATGGCGCTTGGGTGGAGAACAAAGGTGCATTACTCACATTCCATTATCGTGAAACGCCAGCCGAATTGCGTCCGGCGATGATCGAGAAAGCACGTGGACTCATTATTAAGTACGGTTTCAAGGCAACCGAAGCGCATTGCGCACTCGAAGCCCGACCGCCCGTACAATGGAACAAGGGTCGCGCATCAATTTACATATTGCGCACTTCGTTCGGTGTCGATTGGAGTGAACGCATTAAGATTATATACGTGGGTGACGATCTGACAGATGAGGATGCCATGGTG GCGCTCAAAGGTATGGCGCGCACATTCCGTGTCACCTCATCGGATATCGTACGTACAGCAGCCGATCATCGTTTGCCCTCAACCGATTCGGTATATACGCTACTCAAATGGGTCGAACGTCACTTCATGGGTCGCAAGGCACGTGCGAATTCGTTGACTTATCGTAATCGTCGCGAGGATGGTGTACGTACACAAATGTCATTGGAGATTTCGTCGAAGTCGAGTAATAACCTCGATGTCGAACATGTGTAG